The Candidatus Bathyarchaeota archaeon genome includes a region encoding these proteins:
- a CDS encoding OPT/YSL family transporter codes for MKMSEEVKEFRIRPSLLVPLIILTAVLSFIGTVEIALNGSVGGAFMCRYAWGTVSKTMGIPIMSLLVILLAFPFKYLRGRLSPSTLVSLYVVGAAVAMYGIGHYETFACWPVGFARTLLYTEPEFLPVAESWWWMPPYDVVQLINAGGAATDWGAWSGAILFWSLYLLVFYLFGSSVMLLFRRRWLDIERVPFPYVIATHELIRRVSGERGLEKTTKWFIIGFVIALLFEIQVMCTYIWPWWPDLLAWRGTAVDETSPQGCVCVYANDPIESALVWWPGYTKNVLPFLVYYLAPLDVLLSAWVFFLIVVILAQIAYMMGYYTGVFEMGSACRILGWAGSDISPLFGPPYYWMWVTMIGGTLAVTVMMMFHARSYLAETIRLAMRGGRSPEEANEPFTYRQIYIFIVISAIILLAFCFSAGLSIGTALAVLIVGAFINTVAAAYVLGLSGCGYIHERALWPSWPLRFIWPTAPQNYSADWIMSHVFMHTGLNHVTHGVQTGAYLTIQNLKMGSLAKINLRDIFILTTIASIVAIFVGNATRVWIINLLGVARVPIWGSCSVTQWCDNDFERYAQAPPAEFQFTAGAAGFVITMILFLLRARFIWWPLHPVGFILATGVAPNWMREWNAMLGAWIAKFLTLRVGGSRAYEEYGVPFVSGGIAGYALSNLIAYLVGTVRFFIPF; via the coding sequence TTGAAAATGAGCGAGGAGGTTAAGGAGTTTAGGATAAGACCATCGCTTCTCGTTCCCTTGATAATCCTAACGGCTGTACTATCGTTCATAGGGACAGTTGAGATCGCTTTGAACGGCTCTGTCGGCGGCGCCTTCATGTGCCGCTACGCGTGGGGTACGGTCTCCAAGACGATGGGTATTCCGATAATGTCGCTACTAGTAATCCTGTTAGCTTTCCCGTTTAAATATCTGAGAGGCCGGTTGTCGCCTTCTACGCTTGTCTCCCTTTACGTCGTCGGCGCCGCTGTGGCGATGTATGGTATCGGACACTACGAGACGTTCGCGTGCTGGCCGGTAGGATTCGCCAGAACGCTCCTGTATACTGAGCCGGAGTTCCTACCGGTCGCGGAGAGCTGGTGGTGGATGCCACCATACGACGTAGTACAGCTTATAAACGCAGGCGGAGCTGCGACTGACTGGGGAGCATGGTCAGGAGCCATACTATTCTGGTCGCTATACCTACTGGTCTTCTACCTATTCGGATCGAGCGTGATGCTGCTCTTCAGACGGAGATGGTTGGACATAGAGAGGGTGCCGTTCCCATACGTCATAGCGACCCACGAACTCATAAGACGGGTCTCCGGAGAACGCGGATTAGAGAAGACGACGAAGTGGTTTATCATAGGCTTTGTTATAGCGTTGCTCTTCGAAATACAGGTCATGTGCACATATATATGGCCGTGGTGGCCAGACCTGCTTGCTTGGAGAGGCACGGCTGTAGACGAAACAAGCCCACAGGGATGTGTATGCGTCTATGCTAACGACCCTATTGAAAGCGCCCTTGTATGGTGGCCAGGCTATACAAAGAATGTCCTACCGTTCCTAGTGTACTATCTAGCGCCTTTAGATGTATTACTTTCAGCATGGGTATTCTTCTTAATAGTGGTAATACTCGCTCAGATAGCTTACATGATGGGCTACTACACAGGAGTCTTTGAGATGGGAAGCGCCTGCAGAATACTTGGATGGGCTGGCTCTGATATATCGCCTCTATTCGGTCCGCCGTACTACTGGATGTGGGTGACGATGATAGGTGGCACACTTGCTGTGACGGTCATGATGATGTTCCACGCCAGAAGCTACCTCGCCGAGACTATAAGGCTTGCTATGCGTGGAGGCAGGTCTCCAGAGGAGGCTAACGAACCCTTCACCTACAGACAAATATACATATTCATCGTGATCTCCGCGATAATACTACTTGCGTTCTGCTTCTCAGCGGGATTAAGCATAGGAACGGCCTTGGCAGTATTGATAGTAGGTGCGTTCATAAACACCGTGGCAGCAGCATACGTCCTAGGTTTAAGCGGATGCGGCTATATACACGAAAGAGCCTTGTGGCCCAGCTGGCCTCTAAGATTCATATGGCCCACCGCTCCCCAGAACTACAGTGCAGACTGGATCATGAGCCACGTCTTCATGCACACAGGGCTCAACCACGTAACTCACGGAGTACAAACCGGGGCATACCTCACAATACAGAACCTTAAGATGGGTAGCCTAGCTAAGATAAATCTCCGAGACATATTCATACTGACCACTATAGCCAGCATCGTAGCGATATTCGTCGGAAACGCTACAAGGGTTTGGATAATAAATCTTCTAGGAGTTGCGCGTGTCCCGATATGGGGTAGCTGCTCGGTCACCCAATGGTGTGATAACGACTTTGAAAGATATGCGCAGGCTCCACCTGCAGAGTTCCAGTTTACGGCAGGTGCTGCAGGTTTCGTGATAACGATGATACTATTCCTTCTAAGGGCTAGGTTCATATGGTGGCCTCTACACCCAGTAGGCTTCATACTGGCGACCGGTGTGGCGCCTAACTGGATGAGGGAATGGAATGCTATGCTTGGTGCTTGGATAGCCAAGTTCCTGACCCTACGCGTAGGCGGTAGCAGAGCCTACGAAGAATACGGCGTACCCTTCGTAAGCGGAGGAATCGCAGGTTATGCGCTATCGAACCTAATAGCCTACCTAGTAGGCACGGTGAGGTTCTTCATACCGTTCTAA
- a CDS encoding DegT/DnrJ/EryC1/StrS family aminotransferase produces the protein MARLALKGGPREAERLRELVPPWPIYDEEDERAVVEVVRSRRWCRLYPGSKAEVFERMFAEYHQAKYGIAVANGTVALELALKTIGVNFGDEVIVPAVTFIATASAVSEVGAIPVFADVDPETATISPESIEENISERTKAVIGVHYAGYPINFDEVLPVVRRNGLFLIEDAAHAHGSEWRGRKVGAIGDMGGFSLQESKTLTAGEGGIVLTNDDKLAERARLIHNIGRVLGKPGYMHFILSSNYRLSEIQAGLLISQMRRLKEHVELKHETGEYLASKLRRIGGVEPLKRDDRITKRGYYFFVIRYDPEEFHGLPKEKFLEALNAEGIPAGAGYGMPLYKQPAFKKENLKGIFPEDWKIPDYESLHLPGAEEYCKREITLPHQILLGGKEAADLVVATIEKIKKNVEELIE, from the coding sequence ATGGCTAGGTTAGCTTTAAAAGGTGGCCCTAGAGAGGCGGAGAGGCTTAGGGAGCTTGTTCCGCCTTGGCCTATCTACGATGAGGAAGATGAGAGAGCTGTAGTAGAGGTCGTTAGAAGTAGACGGTGGTGTAGGCTTTACCCCGGTTCTAAGGCTGAGGTTTTCGAGAGGATGTTTGCAGAGTATCATCAAGCCAAATACGGGATAGCCGTAGCTAACGGGACGGTGGCCCTTGAACTCGCCCTTAAGACTATCGGAGTCAACTTCGGAGACGAAGTTATAGTGCCAGCTGTGACGTTTATAGCCACGGCCTCAGCCGTGAGCGAGGTGGGGGCTATACCGGTCTTCGCAGACGTAGACCCTGAGACCGCGACCATAAGCCCCGAGTCGATAGAGGAGAACATAAGCGAGAGGACCAAGGCTGTTATAGGCGTCCATTACGCAGGCTATCCTATAAATTTCGACGAAGTCCTTCCGGTGGTGAGGAGGAACGGTCTTTTTCTAATAGAAGACGCAGCTCACGCCCACGGCTCTGAGTGGAGAGGTCGTAAGGTCGGGGCGATCGGGGATATGGGAGGGTTCAGCCTACAGGAGAGTAAAACCTTGACGGCTGGTGAAGGTGGAATCGTCTTGACTAATGATGATAAACTCGCCGAACGAGCTAGGCTCATCCATAACATAGGTAGGGTTCTCGGCAAACCTGGATACATGCATTTCATCTTAAGCTCTAACTACCGGCTTTCAGAGATTCAGGCTGGGCTGTTGATATCGCAGATGAGAAGGCTCAAGGAGCATGTGGAACTTAAACATGAGACTGGCGAGTACTTGGCTTCGAAGCTGAGGAGGATAGGTGGGGTTGAGCCGCTTAAGAGGGACGATAGGATTACTAAGAGAGGCTACTACTTCTTTGTGATAAGATACGATCCCGAGGAGTTTCACGGTCTTCCTAAAGAAAAGTTCTTAGAGGCTTTGAACGCTGAGGGGATACCAGCGGGTGCCGGCTACGGTATGCCCTTGTATAAGCAACCGGCTTTCAAAAAAGAAAATCTTAAGGGGATATTCCCGGAAGATTGGAAGATACCGGATTATGAAAGTCTACATCTTCCAGGCGCTGAAGAGTATTGTAAAAGAGAGATAACCCTACCGCATCAGATCCTCTTAGGAGGAAAAGAAGCGGCAGACCTCGTAGTGGCGACTATAGAGAAGATAAAGAAGAACGTGGAGGAGCTTATAGAGTAA
- a CDS encoding Gfo/Idh/MocA family oxidoreductase, which yields MVFRKVKCGVVGCGVVANNAYLPAIREYGELVAVCDLIEKRAERSAKLWGAKEYYRSLEEMLRKSDIEAVFILTGMGDHAKQVIEAAEAGKHILVQKPLATNMDDLKKAVDAVKKAGVKALVEPGVQMFPVYLKAKEVLKSLGEVYWFRAGLGRGPPVWGAKTFFSKEAGGPLFDLGVYEISTLTFLLGPVRRVAGLAKISIPEINIVPPEWFTDYLSKSPYRIVWDALDKAPRTLKIKVEAEDNTLTLMEMETGGLGVVVANFVTPDGVRDDIGELPDIEVYGSNGGLFIGGAYALAYKDIASGRGWVKVDWNSVGGRWWNYYAASTKHFLECIVRDEEPIPNIDWGAHVSEIMIKSIESSRTNRIMEVETRFKPY from the coding sequence ATGGTTTTTCGGAAAGTTAAATGCGGTGTGGTGGGCTGCGGCGTGGTAGCTAACAACGCTTACCTTCCAGCCATTAGAGAGTATGGTGAACTTGTAGCGGTATGCGACTTGATAGAGAAACGGGCTGAAAGGTCTGCGAAACTGTGGGGTGCCAAGGAATACTACAGAAGCCTTGAAGAGATGCTTAGAAAATCCGATATCGAAGCCGTTTTCATATTGACCGGTATGGGCGATCACGCTAAACAGGTCATAGAAGCCGCCGAGGCGGGTAAGCATATACTCGTTCAGAAGCCTTTAGCCACGAACATGGATGATCTTAAAAAAGCCGTAGACGCCGTTAAGAAAGCTGGTGTTAAAGCACTCGTTGAACCAGGGGTGCAGATGTTCCCGGTATACCTTAAAGCTAAAGAAGTTTTAAAGAGCCTAGGCGAGGTATACTGGTTTAGAGCAGGCCTCGGTCGAGGACCACCTGTCTGGGGTGCGAAGACGTTCTTCTCTAAGGAGGCGGGGGGTCCTCTGTTCGACCTTGGCGTGTACGAGATCTCAACCCTAACATTTCTGCTAGGACCTGTAAGAAGAGTCGCAGGATTGGCGAAGATTTCAATACCGGAGATAAACATCGTACCACCGGAGTGGTTTACGGACTACTTATCTAAGTCCCCCTACAGAATCGTCTGGGACGCGCTCGATAAGGCGCCTAGAACCTTGAAGATAAAGGTGGAGGCTGAAGACAACACGTTGACCCTGATGGAGATGGAGACAGGAGGCTTAGGAGTGGTAGTAGCAAACTTCGTGACCCCAGATGGGGTTAGAGATGACATCGGTGAACTCCCAGACATAGAGGTTTACGGCTCTAACGGCGGGCTGTTCATAGGCGGAGCCTATGCCTTAGCCTACAAAGACATAGCCTCCGGTAGAGGCTGGGTTAAAGTCGACTGGAACAGCGTTGGAGGACGGTGGTGGAACTACTACGCAGCTTCGACCAAGCACTTCCTAGAGTGTATCGTCAGGGATGAGGAGCCGATCCCGAACATAGACTGGGGGGCTCACGTAAGCGAGATCATGATAAAATCCATAGAGTCTTCTAGGACAAACAGGATCATGGAAGTTGAGACCAGATTTAAACCCTATTAG
- a CDS encoding MFS transporter codes for MGKAKVSIKTPFKEWGRNAKVLIATEPLWSIPMSWIFFYRPIFMKSLGVSEVEIGFTITLYSILQTFLPLLGGYLADRFGRKRVFMAFDVVGWITSLALWMLATEFWQMMLAIVFEGLVTVIFPVWECMLVEDTSPEYRASIYGYINLIYVSGNLLTPLAGLMVSTYGIVAGYRAMCMLALTTLTTMFILRQTLLRETEIGKVLLKERSDI; via the coding sequence ATGGGTAAAGCAAAGGTCTCGATAAAGACGCCATTTAAAGAGTGGGGTAGAAACGCTAAGGTTTTAATAGCTACCGAGCCGCTTTGGAGCATCCCCATGAGCTGGATATTCTTCTACAGGCCCATATTCATGAAAAGCCTAGGTGTGTCAGAGGTCGAGATAGGCTTCACTATAACCCTATACTCGATATTACAGACGTTTCTCCCCCTGTTAGGAGGGTATCTCGCCGATAGGTTTGGGAGAAAGAGGGTTTTCATGGCCTTCGACGTGGTGGGTTGGATCACTTCACTAGCTCTGTGGATGCTGGCTACAGAGTTTTGGCAGATGATGTTAGCCATCGTGTTTGAAGGTCTTGTAACGGTCATATTTCCGGTCTGGGAATGTATGCTTGTCGAGGACACTTCTCCAGAGTATAGAGCCAGCATATACGGCTATATCAACCTGATCTACGTCTCCGGAAACCTACTGACACCGCTAGCTGGACTCATGGTATCTACATACGGTATCGTAGCAGGTTACAGAGCCATGTGTATGCTTGCATTAACAACTTTAACGACCATGTTCATTTTAAGACAAACCCTTCTGAGGGAGACAGAAATAGGTAAGGTTTTGCTGAAGGAGAGAAGCGACATTTAA